In Devosia sp. XK-2, one DNA window encodes the following:
- a CDS encoding alpha-D-ribose 1-methylphosphonate 5-triphosphate diphosphatase, producing MTETVFSNAQIVLPNEVVSGSLVLRDGKIAEISAGTSRAGEDMDGDFLIPGLVELHTDHLENHYRPRPGVFWDPLAALHAHDAQIAGSGITTVFDAVRIGSDNDLPDMLAHARELVGAVRAGRDGGWLRADHFIHLRCELPSHDVVEHFDALADHPSTRLASVMDHTPGQRQFSSLDAYKRFYAKQMGRNPEELQAYLDARLAEHERYSAANRRAIVARARAMGIALASHDDATLAHVEEAEADGVAIAEFPTTLEAAAAAHEAGLAILMGAPNVVRGKSHSGNISATDLVAAGLLDILSSDYIPFAPLQAVFLLPRRIEGLDLPAALATVTANPARAAGLDDRGEIVPGKRGDLVRVAAQAPLPVVRGVWREGQRVS from the coding sequence GTGACCGAGACGGTTTTCTCCAATGCCCAGATCGTCTTGCCCAACGAGGTGGTGAGCGGCAGTCTGGTCCTGCGCGACGGCAAGATTGCCGAGATCTCTGCAGGCACCAGCCGTGCGGGCGAGGATATGGACGGGGATTTTCTGATCCCGGGCCTGGTCGAATTGCATACCGACCATCTCGAAAATCACTATCGCCCGCGCCCCGGCGTATTCTGGGATCCGCTGGCCGCATTGCATGCCCATGATGCCCAGATCGCCGGATCGGGCATTACCACGGTCTTTGACGCGGTGCGCATCGGGTCTGACAATGACCTGCCCGATATGCTCGCCCATGCCCGTGAACTGGTTGGCGCCGTGCGTGCTGGGCGCGATGGCGGCTGGCTGCGCGCCGATCACTTCATCCATTTGCGCTGCGAATTGCCCAGCCATGACGTGGTCGAGCATTTCGATGCCTTGGCCGACCATCCCTCCACGCGTCTGGCCTCGGTGATGGATCACACGCCGGGCCAGCGCCAATTCAGCTCGCTCGATGCCTATAAGCGCTTCTACGCCAAGCAGATGGGGCGCAATCCGGAAGAATTGCAGGCCTATCTCGATGCGCGCCTGGCCGAGCACGAGCGCTATTCCGCCGCCAATCGGCGAGCCATTGTGGCGCGGGCTCGCGCCATGGGCATTGCCCTGGCCAGCCATGACGACGCCACCCTGGCCCATGTCGAGGAGGCCGAGGCCGACGGGGTGGCCATTGCCGAATTTCCCACCACGCTCGAAGCCGCCGCGGCCGCACATGAAGCCGGCCTGGCCATTCTGATGGGCGCGCCCAATGTGGTGCGTGGCAAATCCCATTCGGGCAATATCTCGGCGACCGACCTGGTGGCGGCGGGCCTGCTCGATATTCTGAGCTCGGACTATATTCCCTTCGCGCCGCTGCAGGCGGTCTTCCTGCTGCCCCGCCGCATTGAGGGCCTTGACCTGCCGGCGGCCCTTGCTACCGTGACGGCCAATCCCGCACGGGCTGCCGGGCTCGATGATCGCGGGGAGATTGTGCCGGGCAAGCGGGGTGATCTGGTGCGGGTGGCGGCGCAGGCGCCATTGCCGGTCGTGCGGGGTGTCTGGCGTGAAGGGCAGCGTGTGAGTTGA
- a CDS encoding DUF1045 domain-containing protein, giving the protein MSQRFAIYYAPAVTDLLWDRASVWLGRDPATGLTYDGAVAGLERSRLLNLTQSAGRYGFHATLKPPMALAPGLTEADLRAAMQEAAAELQPISLGKLTIADLDGFLALVPEASANPDLQDLAANVVEMFEPFRAPLKPRERHARATHGLTPRQEELLDAYGYPFVFDEFRFHMTLTDRLAAKDHDEVLEAARTWFGPILDQEVVLDRLALFHETENKLPFTRVAEFALGGHQQ; this is encoded by the coding sequence ATGTCGCAGAGATTCGCAATTTACTACGCCCCCGCCGTTACGGACCTGCTGTGGGACCGCGCATCCGTCTGGCTTGGCCGCGATCCGGCGACCGGCCTGACCTATGACGGCGCCGTGGCAGGGCTGGAGCGATCGCGCCTGCTCAACCTCACCCAATCGGCGGGGCGCTATGGTTTTCACGCCACGCTCAAGCCGCCAATGGCGCTGGCTCCGGGCCTCACCGAGGCGGATTTGCGCGCCGCAATGCAGGAGGCCGCAGCCGAATTGCAGCCCATATCCCTGGGTAAACTCACAATTGCCGATCTCGATGGGTTTCTGGCACTGGTGCCCGAAGCCTCGGCCAATCCCGACCTGCAGGACCTGGCGGCCAATGTGGTGGAAATGTTCGAGCCCTTCCGCGCCCCACTCAAGCCGCGCGAGCGCCATGCCCGGGCGACCCATGGCCTGACGCCGCGGCAGGAGGAATTGCTCGATGCCTACGGCTATCCTTTTGTCTTTGACGAGTTCCGCTTTCACATGACCCTGACCGACCGCCTCGCCGCAAAGGATCATGACGAAGTTCTGGAAGCCGCCAGAACCTGGTTCGGTCCGATCCTGGACCAGGAGGTCGTTCTGGACCGGCTCGCGCTGTTCCACGAGACCGAGAACAAGCTGCCCTTCACGCGCGTGGCCGAATTCGCGCTTGGGGGGCACCAACAGTGA
- a CDS encoding LacI family transcriptional regulator — translation MSQEEVPPASRGKRGVKPSGKPTLKTIAQMTGLAVTTISRALNNAPELAQETRDRVQKIAAEIGYMPDRAALRLKTGRTNVISLILEPDEQIYGFGTNLVTGISEALRDTSYHLVITPLFRNVEPIEPIQHIVRNRMADGVIFSKAEAFDERIRFLLDNEFPFVSHGRSRWPEGHPFVDFDNEAYAYGATMRLAAKGCKRVSIILPDSALTYTGHLKAGMERAAREAGIDFEFAADVNLGSPTDAIRNYVIKRAKRPDRPDGYVCASEISALAVTGGLSDAGLVVGETAHVVTKQSSSMFAQFQPGAETVEEDFVAAGRNLGSLLLRRIAGETEGLQFIAQPVFDWET, via the coding sequence GTGTCGCAGGAAGAAGTACCGCCCGCCTCGCGCGGCAAGCGGGGTGTCAAGCCATCGGGCAAGCCCACGCTCAAGACCATCGCACAAATGACAGGGCTGGCGGTCACCACCATTTCGCGCGCGCTCAACAATGCACCCGAACTGGCCCAGGAAACCCGCGATCGCGTGCAAAAGATCGCGGCCGAGATCGGCTATATGCCCGATCGCGCAGCGCTGCGCCTCAAGACGGGCCGGACCAATGTCATTTCGCTCATTCTCGAGCCTGACGAGCAGATCTATGGTTTCGGCACCAATCTGGTGACCGGCATTTCCGAGGCCCTGCGCGATACCAGCTATCACCTGGTCATTACGCCGCTCTTTCGCAATGTCGAGCCGATCGAACCCATCCAGCATATCGTGCGCAACCGCATGGCCGATGGCGTGATCTTTTCAAAGGCCGAGGCCTTCGACGAGCGCATCCGCTTCCTGCTCGACAATGAATTTCCCTTTGTCAGCCATGGGCGCAGCCGCTGGCCCGAAGGGCATCCATTTGTCGATTTCGACAACGAGGCCTATGCCTATGGCGCCACCATGCGGCTGGCGGCCAAGGGCTGCAAGCGCGTCTCGATCATCCTGCCCGATAGCGCCCTGACCTATACCGGCCATCTCAAAGCCGGCATGGAGCGAGCGGCGCGCGAAGCCGGCATCGACTTCGAATTCGCCGCCGACGTGAATCTGGGCAGCCCCACCGACGCCATCCGCAATTATGTCATCAAGCGCGCCAAGCGCCCCGACCGGCCCGATGGCTATGTCTGCGCCTCGGAAATTTCTGCCCTCGCGGTGACCGGCGGCCTCAGCGATGCGGGCCTGGTGGTCGGCGAGACGGCCCATGTGGTGACCAAGCAATCCTCGTCCATGTTTGCCCAGTTCCAGCCGGGGGCGGAAACCGTCGAGGAGGACTTCGTGGCCGCCGGCCGCAATCTGGGCAGCCTGCTCCTGCGCCGCATTGCCGGGGAAACCGAGGGCCTGCAATTCATCGCCCAACCGGTCTTCGACTGGGAGACGTGA
- a CDS encoding DUF2177 family protein: MFGLPLLTPLAAYGGTALVFFTLDMLWLTVLGIGFYRAEIGALLLERPNLVPAVLFYLFYVAGLVGFAVLPALNAGSWVWALVAGVALGLIAYGTYDMTNLATLRGWSLNISLIDLCWGGLLSGVSALAGYWVARLTS; this comes from the coding sequence ATGTTCGGCTTGCCCTTATTGACCCCGCTGGCCGCCTATGGCGGCACGGCGCTGGTGTTTTTCACCCTCGACATGCTGTGGTTGACCGTGCTCGGCATCGGCTTTTACCGCGCCGAGATCGGCGCTTTGCTGCTCGAGCGACCCAATCTGGTGCCAGCGGTGCTTTTCTACCTGTTTTATGTGGCGGGGCTGGTGGGCTTTGCCGTGCTGCCGGCGCTCAATGCGGGCAGCTGGGTCTGGGCGCTGGTCGCCGGGGTGGCGCTGGGCCTGATTGCCTATGGCACCTATGACATGACAAATCTCGCCACCCTCCGGGGCTGGAGCCTCAATATCAGCCTTATCGACCTCTGCTGGGGCGGCCTGCTTTCCGGCGTCTCGGCGCTGGCGGGCTATTGGGTGGCCCGGCTCACCAGCTAG
- a CDS encoding Gfo/Idh/MocA family oxidoreductase: MAKRKIAIIGVGKIAIDQHIPVIEASDDFELAATVSSRGVQHGDLPVFRTAAELYAAMPEIGLVSICTPPGVRHTLVREALDAGKDVMMEKPPTTTISELDDLIAHAARLDRVLFQTWHSQYNAAVDRAKAILFDQGVRSVRIDWRESVRKWHPGQDWVWEPGGFGVCDPGINAYSIFTKIMPFPVFVESAKLTFPANRQTPVDVEVKFKSGQAHQPDISSGFNWLEESGEIWTIHVVTGTGDDLKLERGGRTLRINGEVVLEHGDEEYAGIYQRFADLLDAHQSDVDAAPLRLMSDVFLMGARENGPDFEW, translated from the coding sequence ATGGCCAAGCGCAAGATCGCCATTATCGGCGTGGGCAAGATCGCGATAGATCAGCATATACCGGTGATCGAGGCGTCGGACGATTTCGAGCTTGCCGCCACTGTCTCCTCGCGCGGTGTCCAACATGGCGATCTGCCGGTTTTCCGCACCGCCGCCGAGCTTTATGCCGCCATGCCCGAAATCGGGCTCGTTTCCATCTGCACCCCGCCCGGCGTGCGTCACACTCTGGTGCGCGAAGCGCTCGATGCGGGCAAAGACGTGATGATGGAAAAGCCACCCACCACCACGATTTCCGAACTGGACGATCTCATCGCCCATGCCGCGCGGCTCGACCGGGTGCTGTTTCAAACCTGGCACAGCCAATATAATGCCGCCGTGGACCGGGCCAAGGCGATCCTGTTTGACCAGGGCGTTCGCTCGGTGCGGATCGACTGGCGCGAAAGCGTGCGCAAATGGCATCCGGGCCAGGACTGGGTCTGGGAGCCGGGCGGGTTCGGCGTCTGCGATCCGGGCATCAATGCCTATTCGATCTTCACCAAGATTATGCCCTTCCCGGTCTTTGTCGAAAGCGCGAAACTGACATTCCCAGCCAACCGGCAGACGCCCGTCGATGTGGAAGTCAAATTCAAATCGGGTCAGGCCCACCAGCCCGATATCTCGTCGGGCTTCAACTGGCTCGAAGAGAGCGGCGAGATCTGGACCATTCATGTGGTCACCGGCACCGGCGACGATCTCAAGCTCGAACGTGGCGGCCGCACTTTGCGCATCAATGGCGAGGTGGTTCTGGAGCATGGCGATGAAGAATATGCCGGTATCTACCAGCGTTTCGCCGACCTGCTCGACGCCCATCAGAGCGATGTCGACGCTGCCCCATTGCGGCTGATGAGCGATGTGTTCCTGATGGGAGCCCGCGAAAACGGACCCGATTTCGAATGGTAG
- a CDS encoding ChrR family anti-sigma-E factor translates to MTIRHHLNDDLLLDYAAGRISEGWSLAIACHLAMCPDCRAQLALAEATAGIMLEELAPVEGPADSWEMLKSRLAVTPEPAPQPISRPASATLPEPLRSYLGGDLDTIKWRNLGNARQVLIKTGDRTTQARLLCIAAGKPVPEHSHGGRELTLVLKGSFHDEVDRFGPGDIEDADGTLTHQPVADEHEDCICLAITDAPLKFSSRLLRLVQPLLGI, encoded by the coding sequence ATGACCATTCGCCATCACCTCAATGACGATCTCCTGCTCGACTATGCCGCCGGACGCATCTCCGAAGGCTGGTCGCTGGCCATCGCCTGCCATTTGGCCATGTGCCCGGATTGCCGCGCGCAACTCGCCCTGGCCGAAGCCACGGCCGGTATCATGCTCGAAGAGCTGGCTCCCGTGGAAGGCCCCGCCGATAGCTGGGAAATGCTGAAATCCCGCCTCGCGGTCACGCCCGAGCCGGCGCCGCAACCCATCTCCCGCCCCGCTTCGGCCACCCTGCCCGAGCCTTTGCGCTCTTATCTTGGTGGCGATCTCGACACCATCAAATGGCGCAATCTGGGCAATGCCAGGCAGGTGCTGATCAAGACCGGTGACCGCACCACCCAGGCGCGCCTGCTCTGCATTGCCGCCGGCAAGCCGGTGCCCGAGCATAGCCATGGCGGGCGCGAATTGACCCTGGTGCTCAAGGGCAGTTTCCACGACGAGGTCGACCGCTTCGGCCCCGGCGATATCGAGGACGCCGATGGCACGCTGACCCATCAGCCGGTGGCCGATGAACATGAAGATTGCATTTGCCTGGCCATCACCGATGCGCCGCTGAAATTCTCCAGCCGCCTCCTGCGCCTGGTCCAACCCCTGCTGGGAATTTGA
- a CDS encoding glycerate kinase, with translation MDRTLLEGLFRHAVAQAQPALAIERHLPAPPKGRTVVIGAGKASAQMAQAFEKAWPGEISGLVVTRYGYRAECERIDIVEAAHPVPDAAGEVAAQRLLELVSGLSEDDLVVALISGGGSSLLPAPAQGLTLADEQAINRALLASGAPIGVMNLIRNQFSTIKGGRLAAAAAPARVATLVVSDVPGDDPALVASGPTLPLRGGRAEARRLAALYRLDLPEAAQRLLASEDNLPPEETDAVFANNSVATIASAALSLEAAAEMARGAGLEAAILSDSIEGEARDVAQVHAALAREIATRNRPFPKPVVLLSGGETTVTLRGTGRGGRNGEFLLSLAIALDGVDGVSALAGDTDGIDGSEDNAGAFVDGTTARRMREAGIDPQAALANNDAYGAFEAIGELFKTGPTGTNVNDFRAIVIR, from the coding sequence ATGGACCGCACCCTGCTCGAAGGCCTTTTCCGCCACGCTGTCGCACAGGCCCAGCCGGCCCTGGCGATCGAGCGCCATCTGCCTGCTCCACCCAAAGGCCGCACAGTGGTCATCGGGGCGGGCAAGGCTTCGGCGCAAATGGCGCAGGCCTTTGAAAAGGCCTGGCCCGGCGAGATTTCCGGTCTTGTGGTCACGCGCTATGGCTATCGGGCCGAGTGTGAGCGCATCGACATTGTCGAAGCGGCCCATCCGGTGCCTGACGCTGCCGGGGAAGTGGCTGCGCAAAGGCTGCTCGAACTGGTCTCGGGCCTGAGTGAGGACGATCTCGTCGTGGCGCTGATTTCGGGTGGCGGCTCCTCGCTTCTACCCGCGCCCGCCCAAGGGCTGACGCTTGCAGACGAACAGGCGATCAACCGGGCGCTTCTGGCCTCGGGCGCGCCGATCGGGGTGATGAATCTCATTCGCAATCAGTTCTCCACCATCAAGGGCGGACGGTTGGCGGCAGCGGCAGCTCCGGCGCGGGTCGCGACGCTGGTCGTGTCCGACGTGCCGGGCGATGATCCGGCCCTTGTCGCCTCCGGCCCCACGCTGCCATTGCGCGGCGGGCGCGCTGAGGCACGGCGCCTGGCCGCGCTTTATCGGCTCGATCTGCCTGAGGCCGCGCAACGTCTCCTGGCCAGCGAGGATAATCTGCCGCCGGAGGAAACCGACGCGGTCTTTGCCAATAATAGCGTTGCCACCATTGCTTCGGCGGCCCTGTCGCTCGAGGCGGCGGCGGAAATGGCACGTGGCGCAGGACTCGAAGCGGCAATCCTTTCCGATTCCATTGAGGGTGAAGCGCGCGACGTGGCCCAGGTCCATGCCGCGCTCGCCCGGGAAATCGCCACCCGCAATCGACCCTTCCCCAAGCCGGTGGTGCTGCTCTCGGGCGGAGAAACCACAGTGACCCTGCGCGGCACGGGCCGCGGCGGCCGCAATGGCGAATTCCTGCTCTCCCTGGCCATCGCACTTGACGGCGTCGACGGCGTTTCCGCCCTGGCTGGGGACACGGACGGGATCGATGGGTCCGAGGATAATGCCGGCGCCTTTGTCGATGGCACGACGGCCCGGCGGATGCGCGAGGCAGGGATCGACCCGCAGGCGGCCCTCGCCAATAATGACGCCTATGGCGCTTTCGAAGCGATTGGCGAATTGTTCAAAACCGGGCCAACCGGCACCAATGTCAATGACTTCCGGGCCATTGTCATTCGCTGA
- a CDS encoding SDR family NAD(P)-dependent oxidoreductase → MSIKDEKIWIIGGSGGIGEALAQKFAARGALVVISGRNRDALDAALKRIGPGHHAAKADVVDRGSIEDAARLHGPFDRIIMTAATYDPGAVSKADPDKAAGIFEVNLTGTFNVAQIGASHIKPGGQLVLFGSAAAIFGLPNGQVYSATKAGIVNLAQSLRAELWPQIDVRLVTPGFVRTPLTDKNTFAMPGLMEPEAAAARILRGLDGTRFEIAFPRRLIWPLKLLGVLPHRLAFALTARLRG, encoded by the coding sequence GTGTCCATAAAAGACGAAAAAATCTGGATCATTGGCGGATCGGGCGGCATTGGGGAGGCGCTGGCCCAAAAATTTGCGGCGCGGGGGGCGCTGGTGGTCATTTCCGGGCGGAACCGCGATGCGCTCGATGCGGCGCTGAAACGGATCGGGCCGGGCCATCATGCGGCCAAGGCCGATGTGGTGGATCGGGGCAGCATTGAAGATGCCGCGCGCCTGCATGGTCCGTTTGACCGCATCATCATGACGGCGGCGACATATGATCCCGGCGCGGTCAGCAAGGCTGATCCGGACAAGGCTGCGGGGATTTTCGAGGTCAATCTCACCGGCACATTCAATGTCGCCCAGATCGGCGCAAGCCATATCAAGCCGGGCGGGCAATTGGTGCTGTTCGGTTCGGCGGCGGCGATTTTCGGCCTGCCCAATGGTCAGGTCTATTCGGCCACCAAGGCGGGGATCGTCAATCTGGCGCAATCACTGCGCGCCGAGCTTTGGCCCCAGATTGACGTGCGGCTGGTGACGCCCGGTTTCGTGCGCACGCCGCTGACCGACAAGAACACTTTTGCCATGCCGGGGCTGATGGAGCCCGAAGCAGCGGCGGCGCGTATTCTGCGCGGGCTCGATGGCACGCGCTTCGAAATCGCCTTTCCGCGCCGGCTGATCTGGCCGCTGAAGCTGTTGGGCGTGCTGCCGCACAGGCTGGCCTTTGCCCTGACGGCAAGGCTCAGGGGCTAG
- a CDS encoding FAD-dependent oxidoreductase: MFHAASGFSSSHPARQRIAVVGSGVSGLSAAWLLSKSHDVVLYEAEGRPGGHANTIDVPGTGPVDTGFIVYNDKNYPNFQAMLAHLGIASIPTEMSFAASLDRGTFEYCGEGLSGMLAQPRNALRPRFWSLFRDLLRFYREAPKALDRPDMRGLTLDEYLRSQRYSQSFVEGHLLPMAAAIWSSKAEDIRAYPLFAFVRFFESHGLLQLRERPNWRTVRGGSRAYVGALLRDFGGQLRLATPVARVERDAAGVTVIDRTGAADRFDAILIATHADQALGMLDAPSADEHALLGAFGYTTNTAVLHADPSYMPRRRRVWCCWNYIATDHIDGEHQLCVSYWMNRLQSLSGRDLFVTLNPPSDPKDEIARFEYTHPLFDSAAIHAQENLWRIQGQNRTFFAGAHFGRGFHEDGLQAGLAAAEAMGSVPRPWIVPNPSGRITLAPPSAAAIAAVA; this comes from the coding sequence ATGTTCCACGCCGCATCAGGCTTTTCCAGTTCGCACCCGGCCCGGCAGCGTATCGCGGTGGTGGGCAGCGGCGTCTCCGGCCTTTCGGCGGCCTGGCTATTGTCCAAATCCCACGATGTGGTGCTCTACGAGGCCGAGGGACGTCCCGGCGGCCACGCCAATACCATCGACGTGCCCGGCACCGGCCCGGTCGATACCGGCTTTATCGTCTACAACGACAAGAACTATCCCAATTTCCAGGCCATGCTGGCCCATCTGGGCATTGCCAGCATCCCCACCGAAATGTCGTTCGCCGCTTCGCTTGACCGCGGCACCTTTGAATATTGCGGTGAAGGCCTTTCGGGCATGCTGGCGCAACCGCGCAATGCCCTGAGGCCGCGGTTCTGGAGCCTGTTTCGCGACCTGCTACGCTTTTATCGCGAAGCGCCCAAGGCGCTGGACCGGCCCGATATGCGCGGGCTGACACTGGACGAATATCTGCGCAGCCAGCGCTATTCCCAATCCTTCGTGGAAGGCCACCTTCTGCCTATGGCCGCCGCGATCTGGTCGTCAAAGGCCGAGGATATCCGGGCCTATCCGCTCTTTGCCTTTGTGCGCTTCTTTGAGAGTCACGGCCTGCTGCAACTGCGTGAACGCCCCAATTGGCGCACGGTTCGTGGCGGCAGCCGGGCCTATGTCGGGGCGCTCCTGCGTGACTTTGGCGGGCAATTGCGACTGGCAACGCCAGTGGCCAGGGTCGAACGTGATGCAGCAGGGGTAACGGTCATTGACCGCACCGGGGCGGCAGACCGGTTCGACGCCATCCTGATTGCCACCCATGCCGATCAGGCGCTTGGCATGCTCGATGCCCCCAGCGCCGATGAGCACGCCTTGCTCGGCGCATTCGGCTACACCACCAATACGGCAGTGCTGCATGCCGATCCGAGCTACATGCCGCGCCGCCGCCGCGTCTGGTGCTGTTGGAACTATATTGCCACCGACCACATCGATGGCGAGCACCAGCTTTGCGTCAGCTATTGGATGAACCGGTTGCAGAGCCTCTCCGGGCGCGATCTCTTCGTGACGCTGAACCCACCGAGCGATCCCAAAGATGAGATCGCGCGTTTTGAATATACCCATCCGCTTTTTGATAGCGCCGCCATCCATGCCCAGGAAAATCTCTGGCGCATCCAGGGGCAGAACCGCACCTTCTTTGCCGGCGCCCATTTTGGCCGGGGGTTTCATGAAGACGGTCTACAGGCCGGTTTGGCCGCTGCCGAAGCCATGGGCTCGGTGCCACGGCCCTGGATCGTACCCAACCCGTCGGGCCGCATTACCCTGGCGCCGCCGTCTGCAGCGGCAATTGCCGCAGTGGCATGA
- a CDS encoding DUF1365 domain-containing protein: protein MSGHSAIYIGHVVHQRHRPKKHALRYRVFSLLIDLDELPVLNQLRWFGHNRGALFSFRDSDHGDGSPLRGWVDQQLAGAGLGPAGRVRLLCYPRILGYVFNPLTVWFCDDASGQPLATIYEVHNTFGERHTYVLPVATEQAADKAFYVSPFIDMDCRYQFRLTPPADKVRIAINETQDGEPLLYAAFTGAARPFSDKTLLGLFFSHPLMTLKVTAGIHWEALCLIAKGIRIRWYTDRKPRRHERATRIAEPQD, encoded by the coding sequence ATGAGCGGCCATTCAGCCATTTATATCGGGCATGTGGTGCATCAGCGGCACCGGCCCAAAAAACACGCCCTGCGCTATCGGGTGTTTTCACTGCTCATCGATCTCGATGAATTGCCCGTGCTGAACCAGCTCAGATGGTTCGGACATAATCGGGGGGCGCTGTTCTCGTTCCGCGACAGCGATCATGGCGACGGGAGCCCCTTGCGGGGCTGGGTCGACCAGCAATTGGCAGGCGCCGGGCTTGGGCCGGCCGGGCGGGTGCGGCTGCTCTGCTATCCACGCATTCTCGGTTATGTCTTCAACCCGCTGACGGTCTGGTTCTGCGACGACGCCTCGGGCCAGCCTCTGGCCACGATATACGAAGTGCACAACACATTCGGCGAGCGGCACACCTATGTGCTGCCGGTCGCAACCGAGCAGGCGGCGGACAAGGCCTTTTATGTCTCGCCCTTTATCGACATGGATTGCCGCTACCAGTTTCGCCTGACCCCACCTGCCGACAAGGTACGCATTGCCATCAATGAAACCCAGGACGGTGAGCCTTTGCTCTATGCAGCCTTTACTGGCGCGGCGCGGCCCTTTTCGGACAAGACCTTGCTGGGGCTGTTCTTCAGCCATCCATTGATGACGCTCAAGGTCACGGCAGGCATCCATTGGGAAGCCCTGTGCCTGATTGCCAAGGGTATACGCATACGCTGGTATACCGACCGCAAGCCCAGGCGCCACGAGCGCGCGACCCGGATTGCCGAGCCGCAGGACTAA
- a CDS encoding sigma-70 family RNA polymerase sigma factor: protein MTDRIEAATAPTETSAQIVAIARRADMAAFEALFREFGPRIRAYLLKLTRDGQAAEDLMQETMLAIWRKAGQFDPERGQASAWMFTIARNIWIDAWRKQKRPAFDPDDPALVPAPEPAAGEMLEQKQSGAALHEALKTLPAEQVELIRLSFFDEDSHSTIAARLGLPIGTVKSRIRLAFGRLRAALEEMK from the coding sequence ATGACGGACCGGATTGAGGCCGCCACCGCGCCGACCGAGACCAGCGCCCAGATCGTGGCCATTGCCAGACGTGCCGATATGGCGGCGTTCGAGGCGCTGTTCCGCGAATTCGGCCCGCGTATCCGCGCCTATCTTCTAAAGCTCACCCGCGACGGACAGGCTGCCGAGGACCTGATGCAGGAGACCATGCTGGCCATCTGGCGCAAGGCGGGCCAGTTCGATCCCGAGCGCGGCCAGGCCTCGGCCTGGATGTTCACCATTGCCCGCAATATCTGGATCGATGCCTGGCGCAAGCAGAAGCGGCCCGCTTTCGACCCCGACGACCCCGCCCTTGTGCCGGCGCCCGAGCCGGCGGCCGGCGAGATGCTCGAACAGAAGCAAAGCGGGGCGGCCCTGCATGAAGCGCTCAAGACCCTGCCGGCCGAACAGGTGGAACTGATCCGCCTCTCCTTTTTCGACGAAGACTCGCATAGCACCATCGCGGCCCGCCTGGGGCTGCCGATCGGCACCGTGAAATCGCGCATCAGACTGGCCTTCGGACGCCTTCGCGCGGCGCTGGAGGAAATGAAATGA
- the phnN gene encoding phosphonate metabolism protein/1,5-bisphosphokinase (PRPP-forming) PhnN: MSERPPGVLVLVVGPSGVGKDTLISGARQALEGDKRFSFVRRLVTRPADIDLEDHISLDATEFERARQAGRFAMTWQAHGLDYALPIGVDTDLALGRVVIANISRHAVPEAVARYPLCRVIQISAEISLRAARLAGRGRESRDQIVARLAREGATLPADVTPVVIDNSSSVGIGVTAFVMALRRIAED; the protein is encoded by the coding sequence TTGAGCGAACGGCCCCCCGGAGTGCTGGTTCTTGTGGTCGGTCCTTCCGGGGTCGGCAAGGACACGCTGATCAGCGGTGCCCGCCAGGCCCTGGAAGGGGACAAACGCTTCAGCTTTGTGCGGCGCCTGGTGACCCGGCCGGCCGATATCGACCTCGAAGACCATATCAGCCTGGATGCCACTGAATTCGAACGCGCCCGCCAGGCCGGCCGCTTTGCCATGACCTGGCAGGCTCACGGGCTCGACTATGCCTTGCCGATCGGGGTGGATACCGATCTGGCGCTGGGGCGGGTGGTCATTGCCAATATTTCCCGGCACGCCGTGCCCGAGGCGGTGGCCAGATATCCCCTGTGCCGGGTCATCCAGATATCGGCGGAAATATCCCTGCGGGCGGCGCGCCTGGCCGGGCGCGGTCGTGAAAGCCGCGACCAGATCGTGGCCCGCCTGGCCCGCGAAGGGGCGACCCTGCCGGCCGATGTCACGCCGGTGGTGATCGACAATTCGAGCAGCGTGGGCATTGGCGTCACCGCCTTTGTCATGGCGCTGCGCCGTATCGCCGAGGATTGA